The proteins below come from a single Drosophila busckii strain San Diego stock center, stock number 13000-0081.31 chromosome X, ASM1175060v1, whole genome shotgun sequence genomic window:
- the LOC108605313 gene encoding polyhomeotic-proximal chromatin protein: MDRRALKFMQKRADTESETLATSTNTTQATTATLTLATSAASLATTAATALTTTTATATATAAAVTTAQPLKDNSNIRGSDKLQQQQQQQQQHQQQSQKLQQQQQQQQQQQQQQQHITERPLKCLETLAQKAGITFDEKYDFASPPHPGIGATTPTHNNNNNNNNNNNNNNSIQNNNNNNNSIKSATPTSIASASAQTPPSSRRQNANAATGNGKTTPTAAAAAAVASAAAARSRSASRSRSRSSTPTSRPAVAAAAAAAAAAAAAAANSSGNSSLLALNGNTLEKSQSPAQQVQSATAMPMQISPEQLQQLYNSNPYAGIQVKQEFPTHNAGNSNTGVELKHAGGLLDASQTTQLQQMQLQQLTAGDGGAAAVAAAAVAAAAGAGSPANAQQQQQQQQQALQQQVQQAQQQQQQQQQQQQQQHSTAISTMSPMQLAAGSVPGDWANGRTVQLMQPSTGFIYPQMILSSNLLPAGLGQQPIQVIAASKHFQGSGPQMITTTTQNAKQMIGGQAGFAGGTYAIPSSQSPQTLLISPVNVISHSPQQQSLLQSMAAAAAQQQQQQQQQQQAQQQQQQQQQQQQQLNAAASKVGVNVGVGVGVGVGDAQGKLQQKVVQKVTTTTNTVQAASGAAGGGVVTQAQQQQQQQTTTQQCVQVSQSTLPGVNAAQAAQLLNPLQGTVAGQPQQMQIAPWFWPNGLQHFGANPIILRGQPDGTQGMFIQQPATHQALQTQQNQIIQCNVTQTPTKAHTQLEALASKQQQQQQQQQQQQQQQQQQQQQQQANVQQQQLATQQQAVAVTAQLQQHSQLTAAAALQRVGAPILPHNGAQVRPASSVSTQTAQNQSLLKAKMRNKQQPVRPALPTLKTENGQTTVGKPGQVTSNATTALSQHLAVQQQQQQGNLHQVVTTAGNKMVVMSTSGTPITLQNGQTLQAATGGVVNKQQQQTQQQQQQQQQQQQQVQQQQQQQQQQQALQMMKNQQLYQQQILQHQLALQLQQQQQQQQAQQQQQQQAAQQQQPQQQQQQATLANATAQQILQVAPNTFIASQQQQQQQQQLHNQLLQQQLQQQQQQQQAQQQQQQQQAQQQAQQQQQQREQQNIIQQIVVQQQTANQQQQQQQQQQQQQQQLQLSSVPFSVSSTTTPAGIATSSALQAALSASGAVFQTTTKTSNSMPSSSVVTISNHNTGPLVTSSTVTSLQQLQQQHQQQQQQQQQQQQQQQQQAQQQQHQQLISATIAAATQQQQQQQQQQLANSSHGSSTLTTASPTQNPILAMTSMMNATVGMPTTPTTVSSSPMTASLVTLSNSISSLPATPTKTTMITATSTPEAAAAQSKTPQQQSLPAGLVPIDSPLTTVAAAAATATAAQAVAVAAAAQAAATLHESNKASLEATAEVLLNGDANEATPTKLATAIVAGAKQSNAVLPTSSSSSSSKDDALSNGQISNSNSNSNSHSTAVTSTATTNGIASGTLRALSSSSSTATTTTSTTTSNSSSSTTTSTTTTNSTTSSSNSNSNSSGGGSGTNSIGKDLPKAMIKPNVLTHVIDGFIIQEANEPFPVTRQRYADKDSNDEPPKKKAAMQDDIKAGTTSMTPSTNSQAATGLTAATGGGAGGGATMNAVVPLATLPADMVACEQCGKPEHRSKLKRKRYCSPGCARLAKTGGVSNGNAIGMVAADALALADKLDESLAEEKMQTEALLPEPAPIMAEPTPMAAATPAPPPAVAVAATPIAVAAPATAALPSSSSVVERPPICSWTVDEVSEFIRKLPGCQDYVDDFVQQEIDGQALLLLKENHLVNAMGMKLGPALKIVAKVESMKELNAASAAAESAAKDAAATQ, from the exons atggATCGTCGTGCattaaagtttatgcaaaaaag AGCGGACACTGAAAGCGAAACATTAGCGACATCCACAAATacaacacaagcaacaactgcaactctAACATTGGCAACAAGCGCAGCTTCATtggccacaacagcagcaacagctttaacgacaacaacagcaacagcaacagcaacagcagcagcagtgacaacAGCGCAGCCTTTAAAGGACAACTCGAATATCAGAGGCAGCGacaagctacagcagcagcaacagcagcaacaacaacaccaacagcagtcacaaaaactacagcaacagcagcaacaacagcagcagcagcagcagcaacaacaacatataaCTGAGCGACCATTGAAGTGCTTGGAGACGCTAGCGCAGAAGGCGGGCATTACTTTTGACGAGAAATACGATTTTGCCAGTCCGCCGCATCCAGGAATTGGTGCAACAACGCCCAcacataataacaacaacaataacaacaacaataataataacaacaatagcatacaaaataataataacaataataatagcataAAGAGCGCAACGCCCACTTCAATTGCTTCAGCCTCAGCGCAAACGCCGCCATCGTCGCGACGCCAAAACGCCAACGCAGCAACAGGAAACGGCAAAACAAcacccacagcagcagcagcagcagcagtcgcatctgcagcagcagcacgttcGCGCAGCGCTTCACGCTCTCGTTCGCGCTCCAGCACACCCACTTCACGcccagcagtagcagcagcagcagcagcagcagcggcagcagcagcagcagcggccaatagtagcggcaacagcagcttatTGGCGCTCAACGGCAACACACTGGAGAAATCACAGAGCCCCGCCCAACAGGTGCAGTCCGCCACGGCGATGCCCATGCAGATCTCGCccgagcaactgcagcagctctaCAACAGCAATCCCTACGCCGGCATACAAGTCAAGCAGGAGTTTCCCACGCACAATgccggcaacagcaacacaggCGTCGAGCTCAAGCATGCCGGCGGCCTGCTAGATGCCAGCCAGaccacacagctgcagcagatgcagctgcagcaactgacCGCTGGCGATGGCGGTGCCGCTGCCGTGGCAGCCGCTGCtgtggccgccgccgccggtgCTGGCAGTCCGGCCaacgctcagcagcagcagcagcagcaacagcaggcgctccagcagcaggtgcaacaggcacagcagcagcagcaacaacagcagcagcaacagcagcaacagcactcAACTGCCATTAGCACAATGTCGCCCATGCAACTGGCCGCTGGCAGCGTGCCCGGGGATTGGGCCAACGGTCGCACCGTGCAGCTGATGCAGCCATCCACGGGCTTCATCTATCCGCAGATGATACTCTCCAGCAATCTGCTGCCCGCCGGCCTGGGCCAGCAGCCCATACAGGTCATAGCCGCCAGCAAGCATTTCCAGGGCAGTGGGCCACAAATGATTACGACCACCACACAGAATGCCAAGCAGATGATTGGCGGCCAGGCGGGCTTTGCCGGCGGCACCTATGCCATACCCTCCAGTCAGTCGCCACAGACGCTGCTCATCTCGCCCGTCAATGTCATTTCGCActcgccgcagcagcagagtcTGCTGCAGTCcatggcggcggcagcggcgcagcagcaacaacaacaacaacaacagcaacaggcacagcagcaacagcagcaacaacagcagcaacagcaacagc TCAACGCTGCCGCCTCCAAAGTGGGCGTCAATGTAGGCGTGGGCGTAGGCGTTGGCGTGGGCGATGCCCAGggcaagctgcagcagaagGTTGTGCAGAAGGTGACCACGACCACGAACACAGTGCAGGCGGCAAGcggcgctgctggcggcggtgTTGTGAcccaggcgcagcagcagcagcaacagcagacgACCACGCAGCAGTGCGTGCAGGTCTCGCAGTCGACGTTGCCGGGCGTGAATGCggcacaagcagcgcagctgctgaATCCGCTGCAGGGCACAGTCGCCGGGCAGCCGCAGCAGATGCAGATTGCGCCCTGGTTCTGGCCAAATGGACTGCAGCACTTTGGGGCCAATCCCATCATATTGCGTGGCCAGCCGGACGGCACACAGGGCATGTTCATCCAGCAGCCAGCGACGCATCAAGCGCTGCAAACGCAACAGAATC AGATAATTCAGTGCAATGTGACGCAGACGCCGACGAAGGCGCATACTCAGCTGGAAGCGCTGGCgtccaaacagcagcagcagcaacaacaacaacagcagcagcagcagcaacaacagcagcagcagcagcagcaacaggcgaatgtacagcagcaacagcttgccACGCAGCAACAAGCGGTGGCAGTAAcggcgcagctgcaacaacattCTCAGCTTACAGCGGCTGCAGCATTGCAACGCGTCGGCGCCCCCATACTGCCACATAATGGGGCACAAGTGCGTCCCGCCAGCTCGGTGTCCACGCAGACGGCGCAGAATCAAAGCCTGCTCAAGGCCAAGATgcgcaacaagcagcagccggTGCGTCCAGCGCTGCCCACGCTCAAGACCGAGAACGGGCAAACGACTGTGGGCAAGCCCGGCCAAGTGACCAGCAATGCCACCACAGCCCTCAGCCAGCATCTGgccgtgcagcagcagcagcagcagggcaaTCTGCATCAAGTTGTCACCACAGCGGGCAATAA aATGGTCGTCATGAGCACCTCGGGCACGCCCATAACGCTGCAGAATGGCCAAACATTGCAGGCAGCGACTGGCGGTGTGgttaacaagcagcagcagcaaacacagcagcagcagcagcaacaacaacagcagcagcagcaggtacaacagcaacaacaacaacagcagcagcaacaagcattgCAGATGATGAAAAATCAGCAACTGTATCAGCAGCAGATATTACAACATCAGCTTgccttgcaactgcaacagcagcagcagcagcagcaggcgcagcaacaacagcagcagcaggcggctcaacagcagcagccacagcagcaacaacagcaggcaaCTTTGGCTAATGCCACAGCTCAGCAAATACTGCAAGTAGCTCCAAATACATTTATAgcctcgcagcagcagcagcaacaacagcagcagttgcacaATCAGctcttgcaacagcaactgcagcaacaacaacaacagcagcaggcacaacaacagcagcagcagcagcaggcacaacaGCAagctcaacaacagcagcagcaacgcgagcaacaaaatattatacaacaaattgttgtgcagcagcaaacagccaatcagcaacaacagcagcagcagcagcagcagcagcagcagcaacagttgcagcttagCAGCGTGCCCTTCTCTGTTTCCTCCACCACAACGCCCGCTGGGATTGCCACCTCCAGTGCGCTACAGGCGGCACTTTCCGCTTCGGGCGCCGTTTTCCAGACAACCACCAAGACAAGCAATTcaatgcccagcagcagcgttgtgACAATCAGCAATCATAACACTGGGCCACTGGTCACCAGCAGCACTGTAACcagtttgcagcagctgcaacagcaacatcaacaacagcagcagcagcagcagcagcagcaacagcagcagcagcagcaggcacagcagcaacagcatcagcaactGATATCTGCTACCATCGCAGCTGccacgcaacagcagcagcagcagcagcagcagcagttggccaaTAGCTCGCATGGCTCTAGCACGCTGACCACCGCCTCACCCACGCAAAATCCCATACTGGCCATGACCTCCATGATGAATGCCACCGTGGGCATGCCCACAACGCCTACAACAGTTAGCAGCAGTCCCATGACCGCATCGCTTGTGACGCttagcaacagcatcagctcGCTGCCGGCCACGCCCACCAAGACAACAATGATTACAGCGACGAGCACGccggaggcagcagcagcacagtcaAAGACgccacagcaacagtcgctgccAGCCGGCTTGGTGCCCATTGATTCGCCGCTAACgacagtcgcagcagcagcagcaacagcaacagcagcacaggcagttgcagttgcagctgcggcgcaagcagcagcaacattgcatGAGTCCAACAAGGCGAGCTTGGAGGCCACAGCTGAGGTGCTGCTCAATGGTGATGCCAATGAGGCAACTCCCACAaagctggcaacagcaattgttgctggcgccAAGCAAAGCAATGCAGTGCtgcccaccagcagcagcagcagcagcagcaaggatgATGCATTGAGTAATGGACAGatcagcaatagcaatagcaatagcaatagccaTAGCACGGCGGTGACAAGCACGGCGACAACAAATGGCATTGCCAGCGGCACGTTGCGTgccttgagcagcagcagcagcacggcGACAACTACAACCAGCACCACgactagcaacagcagcagcagcacgacaacaagcacaacaacaaccaacagcacaacaagcagcagcaacagcaatagcaacagcagcggcggcggcagcggcaccAACAGCATTGGCAAGGATTTGCCCAAGGCCATGATCAAGCCCAACGTGCTCACGCATGTCATCGATGGCTTCATCATACAGGAGGCCAACGAGCCATTCCCTGTGACCAGGCAGCGTTATGCCGACAAGGACAGCAACGATGAGCCGCCAA AGAAAAAGGCTGCAATGCAGGACGACATCAAGGCCGGCACGACCAGCATGACGCCCAGCACgaacagccaagcagcaactggTCTGACTGCAGCCACTGGCggtggcgctggcggcggcgccacTATGAACGCCGTCGTGCCGCTGGCCACATTGCCGGCGGACATGGTGGCGTGCGAGCAATGCGGCAAGCCGGAGCATAGAAGCAAGCTGAAGCGTAAGCGCTACTGCTCACCGGGCTGTGCGCGTCTGGCCAAGACTGGAGGCGttagcaatggcaatgccattGGCATGGTGGCTGCCGATGCGCTGGCGCTCGCCGACAAGCTGGACGAATCGCTGGCGGAGGAGAAGATGCAAACGGAAGCGCTGCTGCCGGAGCCAGCGCCGATTATGGCCGAACCGACGCCCATGGCAGCCGCAACACCAGCACCACCCCCAGCCGTCGCAGTAGCAGCCACACCCATTGCCGTCGCCgcaccagcaacagctgcgctgcccagcagcagcagcgttgtggAGCGCCCGCCCATTTGTAGCTGGACTGTGGATGAGGTCAGTGAGTTCATACGCAAGCTGCCGGGCTGCCAGGACTATGTGGATGACTTTGTGCAGCAGGAGATCGATGGAcaggcattgctgctgctcaaggaGAATCATTTGGTGAATGCCATGGGCATGAAGCTGGGACCAGCGCTCAAGATTGTCGCCAAGGTGGAGTCCATGAAGGAGCTGAACGCCGCGTCCGCAGCTGCCGAGAGCGCTGCCAAAGATGCGGCAGCCACTCAATAG
- the LOC108605312 gene encoding ubiquitin-conjugating enzyme E2-17 kDa produces the protein MSTPARRRLMRDFKRLQEDPPTGVSGAPTDNNIMIWNAVIFGPHDTPFEDGTFKLTMEFTGEYPNKPPTVRFVSKVFHPNVYADGGICLDILQNRWSPTYDVSAILTSIQSLLSDPNPNSPANSTAAQLYKENRREYEKRVKACVEQSFID, from the coding sequence ATGTCAACACCCGCACGCAGACGTCTGATGAGGGATTTCAAAAGACTGCAGGAGGATCCGCCAACTGGTGTTTCGGGTGCGCCAACAGATAATAACATTATGATATGGAATGCTGTAATCTTTGGCCCGCACGATACGCCATTCGAAGATGGCACCTTCAAGCTGACCATGGAGTTTACAGGCGAATATCCAAATAAGCCGCCAACAGTTCGCTTCGTATCGAAAGTCTTTCATCCAAACGTTTATGCAGATGGCGGCATCTGCTTGGACATACTGCAAAATCGCTGGAGCCCCACATACGATGTGTCCGCCATTTTGACATCCATACAGTCGCTGCTGAGCGATCCCAATCCCAACTCACCGGCCAACTCCACTGCCGCCCAGCTCTACAAGGAGAATCGTCGCGAGTACGAGAAGCGTGTGAAGGCCTGTGTGGAGCAGAGCTTTATCGATTAG